AAAGAACAGTTATGTAGACCTGGAAGCTGAAGAGAAAGTTCAGCAGGCAcaaaaccgagccctgggtaaaACCCATTCTGATGTTTTTAAGAAGCTTCTGAATGAACCAGACTGGAAGTACAAATACGACGTTCTGAAACAACAGACAGACGACTTGACGCTCCAGAACAACAAAGCCATGGAGGAAATCCAAAATTTTAATGAAAACCTCAGAGTTTTGAATGCCTTTCAGGCGAATTATAAAGCACTGAAGGCAGAGAAAAAAGTTCTCATGAACCACAACAACACTCTGCAGAAAGAACTACAGAAGCTGGAGAAAAAGTTCTCCAAAGAAGAAACTCTGGAGGAAAGAAACAATGACTTGAAGTCAGAGAACGAAGCTGTGAGCCAAGAAAACAGAGCTCTGCAGCTTAAAGTTCAGGAGCTCGGCGACGCACTCCGAGGTGAGAGTGTTTGGGCCAATACATATGATTCCCTGAAAGTGGAGAAAAACTGCTTGAACCGGCTGAATAAAGCCCTTCATAAAGAACTACAGAAGGTTACTAAAAAGGCCGACAAAGAAAAAGCTCTGGAGGGGAAGTGTACAGCGATGAGGTTGAAGACAGAGAACAACCACAGACAACAGGACTCCCTGAAAGAACAAATCAGCGCCCAGATGTGATACTGTGGCGTCATATTTTAGTAGCATGGAGTCCCCCACCCCAAACACACTTTCTTAATTTGGCAAATATTCCATGCAGTGATTGCATGGATTTACTCTAAGTCCTCTGGTTCCCTCCCACACCTAAAAACATTCCTAACGTGGCCTCCATTCCTAAAAAGTTCATCAATTCCTGCAGTGACTGCATGGGTTTACATATAGTTTCCTCCCTCAACAATCTTCTTAATTTGGCtattcattaataaaaaaaaataaatcaatatacAGTTGTTGTAAGTGTCATGTGTAAATATAAATTAAGTGTCTTAAGTTTTGATCGGTCTCTCCTTATGTACTGTCAGAGGTCGACTTTAACAGCTCAGAAACACACTTAACATTGTTTTATCATCTTCATACTTTATGACTGTTTTCTGTTTGGGGTTTTCGAGTCCCCAGctgtaaaactttaaataaaagttaaatgaATACATAAGTCTAATAATAGACTAAAATAGACCTAACCACAACCctttctcaaaatattttgtTTCTCATACTCTGAGCGAGAAGTCTACTTTAGTAGCACCAACATATGccgctagcctggttgacaccagacccttctcagttgtaactgagagtgggtctgggcaaggttcTTTCACACGTCACCAACAGACgccactcaaatgcctctgggagcaatggatagtccttcaaccaatcagaccaacgatccgggtgacgtagcagtgacagcggcatcaacgggttgctgcacttcggtggccagcatgttgaatgtaaacaaaaagctgctcgccgtcgctgcgctatcgtcattgtgtaaagcccgcctcagcggtggtgaatggtgcctcgatttggaagaattggaaatgggcttgaatgggctcttggtcagactgacttgcagagcagaTCTCAAaattgccggaagttcgtcagggttttcccaggctaataTGCTGCTATATTcaaggtttttacagaggggtTTGTTCTTTTGTCATCCAAAACTtgatttatataacattttattccTAAAAACATAGCAAAAAAAGGATTTTTATCATGGCCTGTGTTAGTATTTTCTGATTCATGGAGTGATAAAAAGATATCCAAAATGACCTAAAAACCTTTGACCAATGTGTCAACAACATGAAACAAGAATTCATCCAATGTTCACATTGCTGTTTtagaaatgtatgcaaattatCACATATTTAATTAGATAATGCTTAATGTGCATATTAAAGACtacaatttcaaaataataaaaattgtATTAATGCAAGTAATCAACAGGGAAAGTGTAATGGTGATATATATTATCTTTACCCTATTCTTGTGTAGTGCCTTGCTCTAAAAAACCTGACAATAACGTAACATTCATATAGACAAGAGTGTGGTATTAATCCTCTCAATTAATTCTCAACAAAAAAGCAAATgcaaatttttttcaaattttccaAATGTTCCTTCAAGCCGGCTATTATCCGAAATTGCATTTATTAGGAGTGAGTCCACACAAATTACAAAAAGCACAATTGTTTACATCAAATGGTATCTAGTCATGTAAATTAATAGATGTGTCCCAGTTTTGCAATATTACTCTCTTAAGATTTCTGCCCTCCACGCAATGCaataagggggaaaaaaaaaatcagcagaagcatgtatttaaaaaaagtgttccTGTTACAGGTTTAAGTGGAAGTACTTTGTACTGAAAAATAGTCCCTCTAAAAAACTAGGGTCACTGTTTCTGGAAAAAAGAGATGCAGCGAGggttttttctttctaaaatgttttatttctcccCTTGGCTCACCACATTCAGGTCAGTGCAACCAAGTACTATGGTACAGCCGCAGTTACATAGATATATTatcttgatctgttacccatacttacattttctttttaccaACCTTTTGCATGTAGAAACACTTTCAGTTCCCTCCATTCTTCTGGAAAGTATGCATCTAAATTGCAGTTTCCATTTTGCCAACCTCATTGTGGTTTACCTGCTTTCATTTAATATCAAACAGGCCATGCCTTATTGTCTCTATAGACAGAGCAAGCAGACTGTAGAGACAGTGTGACAACACATCTTGATGTAAAACGGGCCATGATGGTGGGTTTTTTTTGCTTCGATGTGAACTAGCAAATCATGTTCCGCAAGGTGAGgatgatgaaccaatcagacCTGACCGAGGTGGCAGAATGTAGGACAAGTGGTGAATCTGTTAagtgtgctgctgctgttgcttcaGTCAGTCAGAactgctgaggaggagaagccGGACCAGTGAAGCAGACGAAGATGAGGCTTTACTTTGTGAATGTTCTCCTGCTCTGGCCTTCGTGTAAGTAACAGAAATCCACCTGTGTAATCTTTTCATGAGtgtccacacacagacacttacTTATATCCTGTCTGTATATTTCAGGTGCGGCAGAAATTTCTCAGCCTGTTCCTTTCCAAACAGTGAAGCTCGGAGACTCGGCTACTATTGAATGTCACATAAAGAGTGACCTGTACAAAAGAGTGTGGTACAAATTCACCACAGAGAAGGGACTGCAGCTTGTGGCAGCATTCAATAATTTCTTTAATCGGAGTATATTTCCTGGCGATTCTCAGCACCATTATTCAGTCAAATTTGACATAATCAACAGCCATCTGAGCATTTCTGCAATAACATGGGAAGACGTTGGAACATACTTCTGTGGAGTCACGCAGTTAAACGAGATTCTGTATGGATCGGGAACCTTTTTGATGCTAAAAGGTATTCATTCTCTCTCCTGACAGCACCCTGATTTCAGCTGAATGTGAACATGATGCTAATGATCATAGTTCATATTATATTTCTTCCCCAAGGTGCGATCAGTGACTCTGGCGTCCAGCAGCGGGAGTCTGAACCCGTCCAGCCAGGAGACTCTGTGACACTCAGCTGTTCTGTTCACACTGGCCGCTGTGCAGGAGAACACATTAGTGTCACATGGCTGAAAAACTCTCATCACTCTGCTCCGCAAATGATCTACTACTCTGGAAATAAGAGCTGCCAGAGGACTGAGAGTGGAGAGACTAGCTGTGTGTACGAGCTTCTCCTGAGGAACCTCAGCTCTGATGATGCTGGAACCTTCTACTGTGTCCTGACTTCATGTGGACAGACGCTGTTTGGAAACGGGACCAGGATTATTGTTCACAGTAAGACAGGAACTGTCACTATACATGTAGAGTTTTAGTCCAAATACTTCTAATTCCTAGCAAATAATATAAATcataaacacagaaaaaacGTACGTCAATATCGAACAATGCTGCAAAAACCCCAGAGTCCAAAGCCAGCTAGAGTTGGAACGATTGGCTGATTATTCCTTaagtcaatcaacagaaaaataatcagccacttttttgataatcgattcattgttggtcatttttcaagcaaaaatacgAAACATTTGTCACTATTTCCTGACTTTTAATTGACCAAATGAtgaatccagaaaataatcagcagattaatcaaaGATGAAAAGTGTTTTTACAGTATGGTTAATTCTTTGGGAAAAATTGGGGTTATGGCAAATAAACTATTGGTAATGAATGGTTAGGGTaaggcaacaaaaacactgttaaatggaaatattcaagattacttaaaaaaaaacttaagttaAGTCTCTGATGACAGAATGCAcagacaaaacttttttttatggctATATACCATATGTATAGGGGAATGTTTTCGGAGTGCactttgggtgaactgaccctttataTATTGAATAGTGCAGGATATTGTCAACAGTAAGTGACCTAAAGAGATTATGTAACTCAAatgtcaagttttttttaaatggagaatATTGCACTGCTAGTTATTTGTGTTAAAACTAAGCACCGTTTATTTTCTTCTGCAGAAAATGCTGTCACCAATCTGTCACCATCTGAACTGAGTCCAACTGTGATTGCTCTGACGCTGTCAAACATCATTCTGGGGACTGGGACACTCCTCCTTATATGGAAACAGAGGAAAGATTCCACAGGTATTTCAAACCGTACTGATCAGCTGTATCTCTGCAGCAGAATCACAAACACATTTGGTTACATTCTGCAGTAACTGGAATTGACTTCTTTGTTTCTTCAGAGGCAAAGGATGGATCTTCTGAAGGCAATCAGGTaattcatcagctgtgtgtaACCTGTGTGTTTGATCAAGCCTTCCTCACTCCCAACTCCTCAAAAACTGACGCCTGGTTAGTGGCCCTCAGAGTCAGATACCGACACACAATGCCCGTGTGAGGCGGAGGcccgttcattcctatgagagttgctcagtgaaGCATAAAGCCTTCATTGAGTCCAAAATTACCCAGATGATCGGCGCTACTTCCACACTGTGTGGACCATAGAGCAGGCACACTAGAGACCGCCGCCGGCCGAGTTAGCTACTTCTAGTTTAGCACTCTACTAACTTGAATGGGTATGAAATCATTTAATGATGCGGCTCTCATAGACATTACAAATGCTATCAGACCAAATGGATCAAATTAATAATCAATAGTGATATGAGTCATTTCAGTTGTGACGGTgtgtggtgttttaagcccccaacgtcgccttccaggcaatggttatgtttagggttagctgcctggaaggcgacgctGGAgtcttaaaacaccattgagcggtTGTGATTGAGCAGTGTTGCATTTCCACCGTTTGTCCGctattgtttaatttgtttcaaAGCTTCCTGCGGGCTTCAGGCATAGCAGCATCTCGACCGCAGTGACCTAAGATGATGTAGGATAAGAGCGCCAtagggtgcccggatagctcagttggtagcgcagcgcccatatatagaggtttactccctGACGCAGCGGGGCCGGGttagactccgacctgcggccctttgctgcatgtcattccccctttctcgccgctttcatgtcttcagctgtcctgtcaaaataaaggccgaaaatgccccaaaaataatcttaaaaaaaaggataagaGCGACAATGACAGGGAGAAGTATTAAACATTGAAAACCTGCATAAGTTGGGGTGGGGGATAGATCAAACAACataaggactttcacccaggagaccggggttcttGTCCCTACTTGTCCTACATGTCACTTCAAAGTACATGTTGTAACCTAAACAACACGGGACTATCACCCAGGAGGCCAGGCTTTGTGTCCCATTCTTATCTTGCGTGTCACTTAAACGAACATGTTTTAACCCCACCCATGACCTTTACTTACCCTAAGTGGCTTTACCCTGCACGTCAACAAGTGACGCCAAGGAGTCCAGACTCAGAGAGTTCAAAAGCCATGCCAAAGTTTCCTGTCCAGGTGCTTTGAAAAATGACAGCAAGGGGTTCTGACGAAGCGCATTGAAAAATGATGCCAAAGGTAATAGTAATGCCAAGAGGAGTTGGGATCGAGAATGTGTTGGTTTGATTTGCACCACGTCTTTCTATGGCCAGTCTtaagtgtttttcattttcttttttttcacagactACTGATACAGTAACCTATGCAGCTGTGTGTTCGGCCCCTAGACGCCTCCCCACCAGACAAGCTAGAGGGAAATACTGTGGAGACTCTGTAGTTTATTCTAACATTAGCTACTGTCAACAGAACCGACAGgtggaaagacagacaaaccagGGAGAATGAAGACTGAAGGAGTAGGAATGCCTAAATGTACATCTTTACACACATTTGAAATATGACCAAAGACCACTTTATCTGTATGAAATATAAAGAAGTCTGCCACTGGAGCTTCTTCATGACTATAGTTAAAGCTGCACTcacggtacagatccatttgtccaacacgactgaagcgtggtgttgcgacatcatacatccatggttgatgctccatgCCCttgacgtgggtctggcttcttgagaatgtcatggcggctcgttgagaatacgatctagtattttatgaaaatagttcaccgaaacgcgtttctgaaaacattttaagcgagaaataggccatacagttgctgaatctgtcttcatttcagatcgacaaaggttagtttgaaagatttttgtctacttctactggatagtcgcgtcgcgttcaacggattcatttgcataaagatgggcatcggctaGCTTTTTGAtgtgcagcattttttcaaatgcagcgttgctttcccggaatgctttgcgtgcacgttgaagtggCTTGACGTCACCTATAGAAATAGAGTGGAGCGCAGCGCGACAGAAGCGTTgcacggtcaaatggatctgtaccgtcaGTCAGCGCAGGGGGGTGCGGGGCCCTGTGCCATCTTAACATGCGAGGGCCTACTTGTTGACATATACCATGCATGCACAAGAATCACTGTCAACCCGCACGAGGACGACCCATAATTCCGACAGCTATATAGTCATAtcctgtgcgtgcgtgcgtgcgtgcgtgcgtgcgtgcgcgaaATGTGGATGTACGCtctctgtccatggtgctgaaatacGTACCAAAATAGATGAAAGGCATTGCCAAAGATAGTTGTATTTGTGTTCTGGTGTTAAGAGACTATTTAGCTGTCAAAATAATAAGCAGTCtgatgtataaatatacagtagtacATTTAAATACTGAGTACTTGAATGTGCCAAATCCAATAACATACTTCTGTGACatggaattaaaaaaatgtgttataaTTCAGTAAACATTTATTGTTGGGCATGCTTGCCCTTAAGAAATAACTGAATGGAATGAATGCTGTACTGTATcttaaagctttaaaaaatgactttttaatcaacCATCAGCACGTCCATGAAACTTTCCATAGAGACTATTTCTTTAGTGTAAAAATGTTCCAATAATGATGTTGTAAAGTTGTTAACTAGATCTGTGGAATAACAAAACTAATGTTTGAAAGCTTttagcaacacaaacaaatatatatttccCCTTCACATGTAGGATCGACGGTGGCACCATGAATCATAGATCCGCGTAATTTAAAGTCCAAGCAGATAAAACCCAAACTACATGGCATACTGTTGGGGTGGCTGGAGCAATATGGGATTGTAATTTAAGCAAGCTGGCCCTTCAATGTAGTATAGCATAGTATACAGTGGTgtcaagtaacaaagtacaaatacgtCATTACCGTCATTACATAATAcggagtaattattttacagcagactttttacttctactccttacattttcacgCAATTATCTGTCCTTTCAACTCCTTACATTCTAAAAATAGCCTCGTTACTCCTATATAGGACAACCATACAAGAGTAATTGTTACTAAGCCTGCCCTGCACCAATTTTCTTATACAGTTTTGTTATCCTACATCTGTTGCCCTCACAGATTCCTGCAGCTAAGCTTGGATGTACATTCCAATAAAGGCTACTGATAACATGCCTCTGAAGTTTGACTTTTGGCACCATTACGATACTTATAGGCAGCTAGTCATCATATCTTCCGCTCCATGAAATACATGTTAATGCCCCATAGTACACATATATGGTTCTTTAATGTATTTGCATTGTACTGAAATGCGTTCATTTTTAATGGGCATAAATGCGGCTGAAACAGGTGCCTCCCAAATTTttcaacattaacattttaatgtaacATTATAGTCATTATGGCCtttagaaacatgttttttgtggAGGTGGGGTAGTGCACTATAGGCCCCTGTGGCGCAGCCTAAGCTTTTGTCCTTAATggcattttttccccccttacATTACTTTCACTTTTATACTTTagtagttttgaaaccagtacttttacacttttacttgagtaaaaagcttgaTTTGATACTTCAACTAATACAGAAGTATTTTTAAACCctagtatctatacttctacctgagtaatgaatgtgaattCTTTTGACTCCTCTGATAATATAAACAGAAGTAGACAAAAGACGAGAAGGGAACAATATATGATTATTCCAGCACCCCTTGCACTCTACCCTTTTGCACTATAGTCTTACAAATGTCATTGTTATATGTATGGATGCACCATCTATACATGTACATAAATGTTTTACCTTTGTTCAgctttgttcttgttttatgtACATTCAAAGCAGCGAAAATCATATTCCTTGTCATATTCCTTGTATGTCTACACATACGTCATAccaataaatctgattctgactgtgacagcttttttaaatattagtgcTTCACTAAATAAGTGAGGACAACACCAGAGGCGAGTTTGtctaaagaaagacaaaagtaaatAGTTACTATTTATGCTAGCAACAGAATAAAGTAAGTAAGAAGTTGCAAAGTCACATTGCTCGACATTACTCTGGAGTTGCAGAGCCTTTTATTCACCCACTGGAAGCTTCTCAAAAGACATCAAACAGAAAGAGCAGAGCTTACAACACAAAGGAATTAaactacagtactgtatgtgaaaaaaagagGTTCAGCTGGACACTTTGGTGTCAAACGTACAGTCTAGGCTGCAAAGGGAATTGAGTGTGtgccaaaagaaaagaaaaaaaactgtaatacacaGCATTGCAGACACAGGTAGAACATGTTCAGAAATCCCCTCTGGTCTATTTATACCCTTAAGCGGAGGGTGCAACCTTTAAAGTAGCCAGCTCTCTGCATTTGACTGTTGTTCTGACTCCTGTGGTGAATCGTGTGTGAACTAGTGAGAACAGGGTTCCGCTGGTGGAAACTTCAGTCCTATACTTGAACACAGGAAGACCGGCCAGTGGCCAGCGGGCCACAGCGTGCAGCGGCTCAGACAGAAGCCGAGAGCAAACAAGAATTCAGCTGTGTGATATGAGGGTCATATCGTAAATGCAGATAATGTCACAAAGAAAGGAGGGAATGGTTAACGCTGCAATAATGCAATGGGAAATAAAATAGCAGAGTACCATCTTATGTTAACTTGTACTCCCCCTGAGAGTGAAGCTCTCCTTAATTCATTGCCTGCAGGAGttcacaccaaaaaaaaaaagacatatgtGTAGCGTACGTCCTTaaccaacccggtctcacgccagttcgtaacagtcaagttattttttatttattgatacttgttcaggtcacgattttctcgtttattttgtgtacaggtcacgattttcgaacgttaccatttcacaaactgccacggggaaattaaacgccacacgcaggCGACAACAATGGGACAGACCGACGGACTGCCACACgcggccacaacggggaaattaaacgccacatgccggcgacaacaacgggatggaCCGCAACACAGGGACGCGATCCTTGTCCGCAGGGACATGATTTACGGTCTATGTGGCACGCgtcaacggggacatgaaacgccacaacaacgggacggttaaggttaggaaaaaaaagaactgggaaaggaaccatcacacgcaggacacgccgacaacaacgggacggttgtggtttggaagagaataacgcagaaaggaactgcaacacgcgggacgcgaCCCCGGTCTCCgggatcacgaaatatgcttcccatttaaatacattaaattaaaattcgtaatcaccacacgaaaaaaacgacataatcgtgtcctgttcacgaatcaatagattcaataacgtaaccatttcacgacctgccatgagactgggctgcctTAACTGTCAActgtcagccaatcagcaaTGTCTCTGTGTGGATACTTACATAGTCACCAAGGAAGCCATTGCATACAGTTGGGATGAACATTATACACCTTTATGTACATTGcttagtttattattttatattttttttagggTTATTTCTTTTGGTCAGTTTTGATTTTTTATTTGGCGGATTCTACATTTTCAACTATGTGTTGCCAAATCACAAAAGTGATCCTTTTCTGACAGGTTGGGCGGTGTGGATTGGATCTCATAACGGGTCGGGTGCGTGCGGGTGTTAAGGAACTCTGACCGGCGCATCACTAGTATGTACCTATCTATGTGAACACACTTTCACGTGTCAAACCCTGCATGCTGTACATTTTTAGTAGACCCCAATGTAGAATATTTAACAGTCGTCTATTTCTTCTTCTCTTATTTTTTAGTTGTAAATGACCGTTAAGCCTTTCATTTGTTGCTCAAAATGGCCTCTTCCAACACCAGTGATTACTTACTTTGTGTTTGGACCATGGGAAAAGCCACTAACTGTGGATCAAACAGCAGAATGTCAGAGGAATAACATTTGAAATATGGGGTAAATGTTCTTGAAAATTGTTCCCTCCAATGCTGTATGCCTATGTCTATGTGGCAAGTAGTTACCAATAAGCAATGAGAAGCAGTTACAACAGTTAGTATTTATAGGCCTCATTGTATATACACACTATGTGATTTATGTTTCATTGATCAAGGTCAGGTTCAAGCATCATATTGTCATTACTGTTGTGGATGAGAATACCATTGCCAATGTGGGGGCCACTGAACATGTGTTCACTGTTTCCAAATCTGATTGGCCAATCAAACACAGCCTTCTCTGTGAAGAGTGGAGAACGTACAGAGTTCAACTCATTCCGCACAGCATTTGAAGCACGATGACACCTCCGAGCTTTGCTTTGTATTTCACATGTCTGTTCGTGGCGAATCTGGGTAAGTTGTTTTTCTATTGCCTGTGGTTTACTTTAAACTATAACCATATGTTTCCATGCATTCTGCAATACAGATCACAACAGCATTACATTTCAAATGAACTTAGGTATTTGCTTTGTCTCATTTTCTCCTCAGCTCACATTACAACTTTAAAACAGTCTTCATTACATTTTCACTCAGCTAATGTTGGGGAAAGTGTGACTTTGCAATGCAGTGACAATGATGCAAAAACGGTGATGTATTACTGGTATAAGCAAACTCTGGGACAGAAACCAAAGCTGATGTCCACGTTCTATAGGCATAATGATATCGGAACCTTTCAAGATGAATTCAACAACAATACACGCTTCTCACTGGACAAAGTAAAAGATAAATATCACTTGAAGATTTCAGATCTGCAAATTTCAGACTCAGCGACTTACTACTGCGTAGTGAGCAACTTAAATGACTTTGAATTTTGTGAGGGCAATACAGTCAGTGTAGAAGGTTCAGGTTTAAGCGTCCCAGCTACGGTCCATCAGTCTTCATCTGAGAGCATCGAGCCAGGAGGCTCTGTGACTCTGAACTGTACAGTACACACTGGGACCTGTGATGGAGAACACAGTGTTTACTGGTTCAAGAACTCGGAAGAATCTCAGCCAGGACTCATTTACACCCATGGAGACAGGAATGATCAGTGTGAGAGGAAacccaacacacaaacacacacctgtgtcTACAACCTGCCGATGAAGAGTCTGAATCTTTCTCATGAGACCTACTACTGTGCTGTTGCCTCATGTGGACACATTCTGTTTGGAGACGGGACCAAGCTGGACTTAGAAGGTAAGGAACTTTCTAGCCAAGGTTATCTCATTTAATAAATAGCGATGAAAACTCCAAAAAGAAGGTATCACTAGGTTTCTATTTTTTAAGTCTTTCTTAATACATTACTCAGATGCAGGCATTAGGAATTCCTGCTCACTGTAATCATTATACTTATGTCTTTACTGACCATGAAGCAGTTCCTTAGTGCTACTCCACAGTGGGAGATAGGGGACAAAATCTACAGTCCTTGTTTCGTGCACATATTCCAAAGTTTAGCCCAAGCCATCATGAGGCTTCAGCATTCTGAGTTAGCCTGATCAAGTGGCTATCTTTGTCCTGGCATGTAAGAATATTGCTGGTGTTTTGCATCCAACATGCCTACACTTCTCTAGCAAGTATATCTTCGCCGCAGCTCAGCATGGGAATAATTTCCATGGAGATAAACAAGGGATTTTGTCCCTGAAGACAGATTCTTCACTGGACGTAAACCGTCCAATATGTCTTTCAATTGGCAACTTGGCATCGAGTATTGTATTTGGAAGATACCCACTTTTTTGTCTAAGTCACACTGCTGAAATGTTTTCTGTCCACTATTCATTACATCAAAATGACTGAAGAGATCTCTTTGTGGCTAGCACACTAGGAGGAAAAATAACCAATAACTTTTCAATGTACAAATGGGCATGGCAGCATGGTTTTCTAAGATATACTTGAAAAAATGCACACCTATCCTATACTCAACTTTGAGAAGACATCTAAAAGCTCTTTAATATTTCCTGGTGTCCGTCTCTCTACAGATGAGGTGGACTCTCCTGTCT
The sequence above is drawn from the Sander lucioperca isolate FBNREF2018 chromosome 17, SLUC_FBN_1.2, whole genome shotgun sequence genome and encodes:
- the LOC116038077 gene encoding signal-regulatory protein beta-2-like; translated protein: MRLYFVNVLLLWPSCAAEISQPVPFQTVKLGDSATIECHIKSDLYKRVWYKFTTEKGLQLVAAFNNFFNRSIFPGDSQHHYSVKFDIINSHLSISAITWEDVGTYFCGVTQLNEILYGSGTFLMLKGAISDSGVQQRESEPVQPGDSVTLSCSVHTGRCAGEHISVTWLKNSHHSAPQMIYYSGNKSCQRTESGETSCVYELLLRNLSSDDAGTFYCVLTSCGQTLFGNGTRIIVHKNAVTNLSPSELSPTVIALTLSNIILGTGTLLLIWKQRKDSTEAKDGSSEGNQTTDTVTYAAVCSAPRRLPTRQARGKYCGDSVVYSNISYCQQNRQVERQTNQGE
- the LOC116042265 gene encoding uncharacterized protein LOC116042265 isoform X1, which codes for MTPPSFALYFTCLFVANLGKLFFYCLWFTLNYNHMFPCILQYRSQQHYISNELRYLLCLIFSSAHITTLKQSSLHFHSANVGESVTLQCSDNDAKTVMYYWYKQTLGQKPKLMSTFYRHNDIGTFQDEFNNNTRFSLDKVKDKYHLKISDLQISDSATYYCVVSNLNDFEFCEGNTVSVEGSGLSVPATVHQSSSESIEPGGSVTLNCTVHTGTCDGEHSVYWFKNSEESQPGLIYTHGDRNDQCERKPNTQTHTCVYNLPMKSLNLSHETYYCAVASCGHILFGDGTKLDLEDEVDSPVWVYFLSAALAFTTILSVLLAFSVYKVNKRSCQCTECNVTFSSTSTPNIALHEDNLHYAALRDHSGNTSRRQRDSTMTECVYSSVKQ